From a region of the Synechococcus sp. PCC 7502 genome:
- a CDS encoding phosphodiesterase — protein sequence MAFTIAQITDTHLVPYSGSHLYGFPTDRSLAAVLAEVKRLAPDYLLFTGDLADAGEYSAYEKLVELVTPLNIPSVWIGGNHDLIDRLEVTLSQPPFDPRKSLELGGWRIILLSSVITDKCTAQGELGTQALEWLKSELQTYSDQPTLIALHHHPVPSGLEKMDALGLQSPENFFKAIAPFDQVRLVVFGHIHHDLHHIQDQVNYYGCPSTCVQFINPNLETAENPELKLPGFRLLSLFLDGTFETQIHRIKFTS from the coding sequence ATGGCATTTACCATTGCTCAAATTACAGATACCCATCTTGTGCCGTATTCTGGTTCACATTTGTATGGATTTCCTACCGATCGCTCCTTAGCAGCAGTTTTAGCAGAGGTTAAACGGTTAGCTCCCGATTATTTATTATTTACAGGTGATCTGGCAGATGCGGGAGAATATTCGGCATACGAAAAGTTAGTTGAATTAGTCACTCCTCTAAATATTCCTAGTGTGTGGATCGGTGGCAACCATGACCTAATCGATCGCTTGGAAGTAACGCTTAGTCAACCACCTTTTGATCCCCGTAAATCATTAGAACTAGGAGGATGGCGGATCATTTTACTTAGTTCTGTAATTACTGATAAATGCACAGCCCAAGGAGAATTAGGCACCCAAGCCCTCGAATGGTTAAAATCTGAATTGCAAACCTATTCCGATCAACCCACATTAATTGCTTTGCATCATCATCCTGTTCCTTCTGGACTGGAAAAAATGGATGCTTTGGGATTACAGTCTCCCGAAAATTTCTTTAAGGCGATCGCCCCGTTTGATCAAGTTCGATTAGTTGTATTTGGGCATATTCACCACGATCTACATCACATTCAAGATCAAGTTAATTACTATGGTTGTCCTTCTACCTGTGTACAGTTTATAAACCCAAATTTAGAAACTGCTGAGAACCCAGAACTTAAATTGCCCGGCTTTCGTTTACTTTCACTATTCCTAGATGGAACTTTTGAAACCCAGATTCATCGGATAAAATTCACAAGTTAA
- a CDS encoding phospholipase D-like domain-containing protein: MTKSIQRHYWIIGLSFLLALLVFLGIQFFQPRSTLTNATGIPPLPQHPYIKAYFNHNQSNSYTDPYRKITRPGDDIEQLIIDNINAAKSTIDMAVQELRLPKIVEALSDRQKAGVKVRLVIENTYNRGYSEFTEAEREKFNEREKGKYADFLAFADLNKDGKLSQDEINQRDTIPMLKNAKIRYIDDTADGSTGSGLMHHKFFVVDQKAVFTTSANFTMSDVHGDFIAPLTTGNKNNALRIEDPEVARLFTEEFELMWNDKLFGSKKPHRPVRSLMVGDTQVEVKFSPDKSDIEWEETSNGLIGKSLSKSQKSANMALFVFAEPKLGNLLEEVHDHNVEVKVLIDPGFAYRDYSAALDMWGYVSTQDCRDGNARPWAKPIDTVGVPNLVKGDLLHHKFGVVDSNVVITGSHNWSNTANRTNDETLMVIHTPIVGAHYQREFDRLFDDARLGPTEKVKLKAKTTCPTKTAKAPKKRRVRKKRKSETTTELTPTITNPPAISTEEEPNTTQPIEE, encoded by the coding sequence ATGACTAAATCTATCCAACGACATTACTGGATTATTGGCTTAAGTTTTTTACTGGCGTTGCTTGTATTTTTGGGCATTCAATTTTTCCAGCCCCGATCCACTCTCACTAATGCTACTGGGATTCCGCCTTTACCCCAACATCCCTATATCAAAGCTTACTTTAACCATAATCAATCTAATAGTTATACCGATCCCTATCGCAAAATTACCCGCCCTGGTGATGATATTGAGCAACTGATTATCGATAATATTAACGCCGCAAAATCGACTATTGACATGGCGGTACAGGAGTTAAGGCTGCCTAAAATTGTGGAGGCTCTGAGCGATCGCCAAAAAGCAGGGGTTAAAGTCCGACTAGTCATAGAAAATACCTACAATCGGGGTTATAGCGAATTCACAGAAGCAGAACGGGAAAAATTTAACGAACGGGAAAAAGGTAAATATGCTGATTTTCTTGCCTTTGCTGATTTAAATAAAGATGGCAAATTATCTCAGGATGAAATAAACCAAAGGGATACAATTCCCATGCTCAAAAATGCCAAAATTCGTTACATTGACGATACTGCTGATGGTTCTACGGGATCAGGCTTAATGCACCATAAATTTTTTGTGGTTGATCAGAAAGCGGTATTTACAACTTCAGCTAACTTTACGATGAGTGATGTTCATGGTGATTTTATTGCGCCATTGACTACGGGTAATAAAAATAATGCCCTGCGAATTGAGGATCCCGAAGTTGCTCGATTGTTTACTGAAGAATTTGAATTAATGTGGAACGATAAGCTCTTTGGCAGTAAAAAACCCCATCGTCCCGTGCGATCGCTCATGGTTGGAGATACACAAGTTGAAGTTAAATTTTCTCCCGATAAAAGCGATATTGAATGGGAAGAGACCAGTAATGGGCTAATAGGTAAAAGCTTAAGCAAATCGCAAAAATCGGCAAATATGGCACTATTTGTCTTTGCTGAGCCTAAACTAGGAAACCTGCTTGAAGAAGTCCATGATCATAATGTCGAGGTAAAAGTTTTAATCGATCCTGGCTTTGCCTACAGAGACTATTCCGCCGCCCTAGATATGTGGGGGTATGTCTCTACCCAAGATTGTCGGGATGGTAATGCTCGTCCTTGGGCAAAACCGATTGATACTGTGGGCGTTCCCAATTTAGTCAAGGGTGATTTACTCCATCATAAATTTGGTGTTGTTGATTCTAATGTGGTTATAACTGGCTCCCATAACTGGTCAAATACCGCTAACCGCACTAATGATGAGACTCTCATGGTCATTCATACTCCCATTGTCGGTGCCCACTATCAACGAGAATTTGATCGTCTTTTTGATGATGCCCGACTAGGACCTACGGAAAAAGTTAAACTCAAAGCTAAAACTACTTGTCCCACCAAAACTGCTAAGGCTCCTAAGAAAAGAAGAGTGCGGAAAAAGCGTAAATCAGAAACCACAACTGAGTTAACTCCAACCATAACAAACCCACCTGCTATTTCCACTGAAGAAGAACCTAATACAACACAGCCTATTGAGGAATAG
- a CDS encoding IS630 transposase-related protein: MAPYSLDLREKIVSTYNAGNTSIRKVAKQFQVATRTVQQLLNQYRATGDLSHKPLGSKAQSPLEAHKETILEIVSKHPDWTLWQYCEEVAEKTGVSVTTGSMCRFLQRHKITQKKDLSQ, encoded by the coding sequence ATGGCACCCTATTCATTAGACCTAAGAGAAAAGATTGTATCCACATACAACGCAGGAAACACATCTATCCGCAAAGTGGCAAAGCAATTTCAAGTAGCAACAAGAACAGTACAACAGTTACTAAACCAATACCGAGCAACAGGAGATTTAAGTCATAAGCCCTTGGGAAGCAAAGCTCAAAGTCCATTAGAAGCACATAAAGAAACAATCTTAGAGATAGTATCAAAACATCCAGATTGGACACTGTGGCAGTATTGTGAAGAAGTGGCAGAGAAAACAGGGGTATCGGTGACCACAGGCAGTATGTGCCGATTCTTGCAAAGACATAAGATCACTCAAAAAAAAGACCTATCGCAGTGA
- the uvrC gene encoding excinuclease ABC subunit UvrC, which translates to MSIALIQSPEQLQSRLKEIPQEAGVYLLRDRQDQILYIGKSKSLRNRVRSYFRNSKDLSPRIAMMVQLVYEIEFIVTDTESEALALEANLIKRHQPYYNVLLKDDKKYPYVCITWSEQYPRIFITRRRRSGELKDKYYGPYVDSHNLNRTLWIVKRLFPLRQRPKPLFKDRPCLNYNMGLCPGVCQQLITPEEYHKTMQKVAMIFQGRSRELIESLTEKMNRLAESLEFEKAGYIRDQINTIKNLGADQKVSLPDDTVSRDAIALAQDQNHTCIQLFQIRAGRLVGRLAFTADSQSESPEMILQRTLEAHYQSCDPIEIPAEIHTQLELPEVDILAAWLSQKRNRKVTISTPQRQQKAELIEMVERNAQYELNRIQQQSDRNNHALEALAEILNLPHPPHRIEGYDISHIQGSDPVASQVVFMDGLPAKQHYRHYNIKNPEVKTGHSDDFASLAEVIGRRFRKGKTGENFPDLVMIDGGKGQLSAVMAVITELGLANDLNVISLAKKREEIFLPNESEPIDADAEHPGVQLLRRLRDEAHRFAITFHRQKRSQRMQRSHLDQIPGLGHYRQKQLIAKFHSVEYVRQATAEQIAATPGIGAKLAEQIYQHFHPSY; encoded by the coding sequence ATGTCGATCGCTCTAATTCAAAGTCCCGAACAACTACAGTCAAGATTAAAAGAAATCCCCCAAGAAGCGGGAGTATATTTATTGCGCGATCGCCAAGATCAGATTTTGTACATTGGCAAGTCTAAAAGCCTCAGAAATAGAGTTAGATCATATTTTCGGAATAGCAAAGACCTATCGCCACGCATTGCCATGATGGTGCAGTTGGTCTATGAAATTGAGTTTATTGTCACCGATACCGAGTCGGAAGCATTGGCATTAGAGGCAAATTTAATCAAAAGGCATCAGCCCTACTATAACGTTTTGCTTAAGGATGATAAGAAGTATCCCTACGTCTGTATTACATGGTCGGAGCAGTACCCACGGATTTTTATTACAAGGCGGCGGCGCAGTGGTGAACTAAAGGATAAATATTATGGTCCCTATGTGGATAGTCATAATCTCAACCGCACCCTGTGGATTGTAAAACGCTTGTTTCCGTTAAGGCAACGACCTAAACCTTTATTTAAAGATCGTCCTTGCCTAAATTACAATATGGGGCTTTGTCCGGGGGTATGTCAGCAGTTAATTACGCCAGAGGAATATCACAAAACCATGCAAAAGGTGGCAATGATCTTCCAAGGACGCAGCCGAGAGCTAATTGAGTCCCTGACAGAAAAAATGAATAGGTTGGCTGAATCTTTAGAATTTGAAAAAGCGGGCTATATTCGGGATCAAATTAATACGATTAAAAACCTCGGAGCCGATCAAAAAGTCTCGTTACCCGATGATACAGTCTCCCGTGATGCGATCGCCTTGGCACAGGATCAAAATCATACCTGCATTCAACTATTTCAAATTCGGGCGGGGCGGCTTGTGGGCAGATTAGCATTTACGGCTGATAGTCAAAGTGAATCTCCAGAGATGATTCTCCAACGCACCCTAGAGGCACATTATCAAAGTTGTGATCCCATTGAAATTCCCGCAGAAATCCATACCCAGCTAGAGTTACCCGAAGTGGATATTTTGGCAGCATGGCTAAGTCAAAAGCGCAACCGTAAAGTCACGATTTCTACTCCACAACGTCAGCAAAAAGCTGAACTAATTGAAATGGTGGAACGCAATGCCCAGTATGAACTAAATCGGATTCAACAACAGAGCGATCGCAACAATCACGCACTAGAAGCATTAGCCGAAATTCTCAACTTACCCCATCCGCCCCATCGCATTGAAGGCTATGATATTTCCCATATTCAAGGTTCAGACCCTGTTGCTAGTCAAGTGGTTTTTATGGATGGACTGCCCGCGAAACAGCACTATCGCCATTACAACATTAAAAATCCAGAGGTCAAAACTGGGCATTCCGATGACTTTGCCAGCCTTGCGGAGGTAATTGGCAGAAGATTTAGAAAAGGCAAAACGGGCGAGAATTTCCCCGATCTAGTCATGATTGATGGCGGAAAGGGACAACTCTCAGCTGTAATGGCAGTGATTACGGAACTAGGCTTAGCCAATGACTTAAATGTGATTAGTCTTGCTAAAAAGCGAGAAGAAATCTTTTTACCCAATGAATCTGAACCGATCGACGCTGACGCTGAGCATCCTGGCGTACAGTTATTGCGAAGATTACGAGATGAAGCACACCGCTTTGCCATCACTTTCCATCGCCAAAAACGCAGCCAAAGAATGCAGCGATCGCACCTTGATCAAATCCCAGGATTAGGACATTATCGCCAAAAGCAGTTAATCGCTAAGTTTCACTCTGTGGAATATGTGCGCCAAGCCACGGCGGAGCAAATTGCCGCTACTCCGGGCATCGGTGCTAAACTGGCTGAACAAATTTATCAACACTTTCACCCTTCCTATTAA
- a CDS encoding glycosyltransferase family 4 protein, with translation MIVVFVNPVGTLGGSEKMLLTMMSALQYEDPDIDIHLIVGNEGNLVDAAQKLGVKVSILPIPDQVYELGDRCTRENLSGLKLLFALFGAWGAIGKYLNQFRALVREIKPDILHCNGIHSHVLTAMANLNLPIIWHIQNFYSRSGFIASALRWYSPRVKIAIACSEAVGNDARRIFPKLTTKVIFNSVDTDYFYPRAYRPLALAGIDTSVKSIKVGLVANFARGKGHDIFLESAAIIARDRPSLDIHFYIIGTSVSGGYSLQELQNLAADLGITSKVSFIGFQPNMADIYLWLDIVVNASTKPEPFGYAIAEAMACGKPVIVARAGGAAELFMNDLEAVAFNPGDAATLAATIQYLICNPHQCKVLGENARKKILRLYSQNQLGGQIISLYKILTQTY, from the coding sequence ATGATCGTAGTATTTGTTAATCCTGTGGGGACATTGGGCGGCTCGGAAAAAATGTTGCTGACTATGATGTCGGCACTCCAGTATGAAGACCCAGATATAGATATTCATTTAATTGTAGGCAATGAGGGGAATTTAGTTGATGCAGCCCAGAAATTGGGAGTAAAAGTTAGTATTCTGCCAATTCCCGATCAAGTTTATGAGTTGGGCGATCGCTGTACTAGAGAAAATTTAAGTGGATTAAAGCTATTATTTGCCCTATTCGGTGCTTGGGGAGCGATCGGGAAATATTTAAACCAATTTCGGGCATTAGTTAGGGAGATTAAGCCCGATATTCTGCACTGTAATGGTATCCATTCCCATGTGCTTACGGCGATGGCAAATCTGAACCTTCCGATCATTTGGCATATACAAAATTTTTATAGCCGCAGTGGATTTATTGCCTCAGCTTTAAGGTGGTACAGTCCCCGTGTCAAAATTGCGATCGCCTGTTCCGAAGCAGTTGGTAATGATGCCCGCCGCATTTTTCCTAAACTCACTACTAAGGTGATTTTTAACTCTGTGGATACGGATTATTTTTACCCTAGAGCCTATCGACCTCTGGCACTAGCAGGTATTGATACTTCCGTTAAATCCATTAAAGTGGGATTGGTGGCAAATTTTGCCCGAGGGAAGGGACATGATATTTTCCTAGAATCTGCGGCAATTATTGCCCGCGATCGCCCTAGTTTAGATATTCACTTTTATATTATTGGTACAAGTGTTAGTGGTGGGTATTCTCTACAGGAATTGCAAAATCTGGCGGCGGACTTAGGCATTACCAGTAAGGTGAGTTTTATCGGATTTCAACCCAATATGGCAGATATTTATCTATGGTTGGATATAGTAGTTAATGCCAGTACCAAGCCCGAACCCTTTGGTTATGCGATCGCTGAAGCTATGGCATGTGGTAAACCTGTAATCGTTGCTAGGGCAGGGGGAGCCGCCGAACTATTTATGAATGATCTAGAGGCTGTAGCCTTCAATCCCGGAGATGCTGCTACCTTAGCCGCCACTATTCAGTATTTAATCTGTAATCCCCACCAATGCAAAGTTTTAGGTGAAAATGCCCGCAAAAAGATACTGAGGTTATATAGTCAAAACCAACTGGGTGGGCAGATTATTTCTCTTTACAAAATCTTGACACAAACTTATTAA
- the ruvB gene encoding Holliday junction branch migration DNA helicase RuvB, with the protein MAIISSRQNNSGTPEKPPKIKKTEANPSPKASELPSLLTAEATTAEKISESSESTASPEAKVEQTIRPQTLADYIGQKALKELLNIAIAAAKSRNAPLDHLLFYGSAGLGKTSLALIVAAEMGVQCKITSAPALERPRDVAGLLVALQPGDILFIDEIHRLPKVTEEILYSAMEDFRLDVTIGKGTSARIRSVSLNKFTLIGATTRIGALSAPLRDRFGFIQHLRFYEVDELTEIVTRTAKLLETVIDPEGATEIARRSRGTPRIANRLLKRVRDYTQVKATGEITGAIANDALELFNVDPRGLDWIDRKLLTMIIENFNGGPVGLETMAASTGEDTQTIEEVYEPYLLQIGYLNRTNRGRMVTPAAYRHLGFPAQTELL; encoded by the coding sequence ATGGCGATTATTTCCTCTAGGCAGAACAACTCTGGTACCCCTGAAAAGCCTCCTAAGATTAAAAAGACAGAAGCTAATCCTAGTCCCAAAGCCAGTGAACTACCATCTTTACTTACTGCCGAGGCAACTACAGCTGAAAAAATTAGCGAATCTAGTGAATCGACGGCATCTCCCGAAGCAAAAGTGGAGCAGACCATTCGTCCCCAAACTTTAGCTGATTACATTGGGCAAAAGGCACTAAAAGAATTATTGAATATTGCGATCGCCGCCGCAAAATCTCGCAACGCTCCCTTAGATCATCTCCTATTTTATGGTTCGGCGGGTTTAGGGAAAACATCCCTCGCTTTAATTGTGGCAGCAGAAATGGGGGTGCAATGTAAGATTACCTCTGCTCCAGCCTTAGAACGTCCAAGGGATGTGGCGGGCTTATTAGTAGCTTTGCAACCGGGCGACATTCTATTTATAGATGAAATTCATCGTTTGCCCAAGGTGACAGAAGAAATTCTCTATTCTGCCATGGAGGATTTTAGACTAGATGTCACGATTGGGAAGGGAACTTCAGCTCGGATTCGGAGTGTGAGCTTAAATAAATTTACTTTGATTGGGGCAACTACGAGGATTGGTGCATTATCGGCTCCCCTGCGCGATCGCTTTGGTTTTATTCAGCATCTTAGATTTTATGAAGTCGATGAACTCACGGAAATTGTGACCCGCACTGCCAAATTACTAGAAACCGTAATCGATCCTGAAGGTGCCACGGAAATTGCCCGCCGCTCTAGGGGAACTCCCAGAATTGCTAATCGACTGCTCAAGCGAGTCCGAGACTATACCCAAGTTAAAGCCACTGGTGAAATTACTGGTGCGATCGCCAATGATGCCCTAGAACTATTTAATGTCGATCCCCGTGGACTAGACTGGATTGACCGCAAGCTTTTAACTATGATCATTGAAAACTTTAACGGTGGACCCGTAGGATTAGAAACTATGGCAGCATCAACGGGGGAAGATACTCAAACCATCGAAGAAGTTTATGAACCCTATCTTTTACAAATTGGCTATCTCAACCGTACCAACCGAGGGAGGATGGTCACGCCTGCTGCCTATCGTCATTTGGGCTTCCCCGCTCAAACCGAACTGCTTTAA